A region of Nitrospiria bacterium DNA encodes the following proteins:
- a CDS encoding TIGR04283 family arsenosugar biosynthesis glycosyltransferase, translated as MVPRISVIIPTLNEAAVIEKTLAALPEHDRVERIVVDGRSSDGTAALAKAFADKVLVTEAGRARQMNAGARAAGGEVFLFFHADSRLDDHAFRDLIEALEDPTVVGGAFRLTIDSSRPSLRVVAAAANWRTRLTGIPYGDQGIFVRRSVFERLGGFPELPIMEDLEFARRLKRTGTIALLSRPILTSSRRWDKEGVGYTTVRNQLLVLLFFLGVSATRLARWYRAVR; from the coding sequence ATGGTGCCGCGCATCTCCGTGATCATCCCGACCCTTAATGAAGCCGCGGTCATTGAAAAGACGCTGGCCGCCTTGCCAGAACACGATCGCGTGGAGCGAATCGTGGTGGATGGGCGAAGTTCCGACGGCACGGCCGCGTTGGCCAAGGCGTTTGCGGACAAGGTTCTGGTGACCGAGGCCGGCCGGGCCCGACAGATGAACGCGGGGGCCCGGGCCGCGGGAGGCGAGGTCTTTTTGTTTTTTCATGCGGATTCCCGTCTTGACGATCATGCTTTTCGTGATCTGATCGAGGCGCTTGAAGACCCGACCGTTGTGGGCGGCGCCTTCCGACTGACGATCGATTCTTCACGACCGAGCTTGCGCGTCGTGGCCGCGGCGGCCAACTGGCGCACCCGGCTGACCGGTATACCGTACGGCGACCAGGGGATCTTTGTCCGCCGGTCCGTCTTTGAACGTTTGGGCGGATTTCCGGAACTTCCGATCATGGAAGATCTCGAATTCGCCCGACGGCTCAAGAGAACGGGGACCATCGCGTTGCTGTCCCGTCCGATCCTGACCTCTTCACGCCGGTGGGACAAAGAGGGCGTGGGATATACCACGGTGCGGAACCAGCTCCTTGTATTGCTCTTCTTCTTGGGCGTCTCGGCAACGCGACTGGCGCGGTGGTATCGTGCCGTCCGCTAA
- a CDS encoding YHS domain-containing protein produces the protein MTKDPVCGMTIDEKKAAGNSVYKGATYYFCAKSCKEKFDRNPEQYIARK, from the coding sequence ATGACGAAGGATCCGGTCTGCGGGATGACGATCGATGAAAAAAAAGCGGCGGGAAATTCCGTATACAAAGGAGCGACGTACTATTTCTGCGCGAAGAGTTGCAAGGAAAAGTTCGACAGGAATCCGGAACAGTACATTGCGAGGAAATAG
- a CDS encoding DUF1015 domain-containing protein has protein sequence MAVLLPFQGVRYNTNKVKDLRKVVCPPYDVINAQAQDRYYHNHEYNIIRVELGKENPEDSPTNNRYTRAASFLKDWVKQGVLQRDRDPSMYLYKLDYVLPSKEKKTLRGFFSLVQLEEIGKGRIFPHEFTFPKAKQDRLRLMRTCHANPSPIFMLYSDPAGDVIAALERSVDEARPLVDFIGEEEIRHRLWKISTPSVLNAVSDSIKDHPLFIADGHHRYETALNFMKEMREKDPSPGPKPYEAVFIFCSNMDDAGISLLPIHRVIMNPLPCDLRTLKQRLARSFDVTHLDFNNATESQVRKKLLDEMSAAGRSAVVFGMYAKSENAFHLLKLKPELAPKTSKALEALDVSIFQKDILEGALGITDPAAKKENQIQFVKDEEAAVKTVQSGSAGLAFFLNPTKIGQVRDVVLVGDRMPQKSTYFYPKPLTGLVLNKF, from the coding sequence ATGGCCGTTCTCTTGCCGTTTCAGGGCGTTCGATACAACACCAATAAGGTCAAGGACCTTCGCAAAGTGGTCTGTCCGCCCTACGATGTCATCAATGCCCAGGCGCAGGATCGTTATTATCACAACCATGAGTACAACATCATTCGCGTGGAATTGGGCAAGGAGAACCCCGAGGACAGCCCCACCAACAACCGCTACACCCGCGCCGCATCCTTTCTGAAAGACTGGGTCAAACAGGGGGTGCTTCAAAGGGACAGGGACCCGTCCATGTATCTGTACAAACTCGATTACGTTCTGCCGAGCAAGGAAAAGAAAACGCTGAGGGGGTTCTTCTCGTTGGTCCAACTGGAGGAGATCGGAAAGGGCCGGATTTTTCCGCACGAGTTCACGTTTCCGAAGGCCAAGCAGGATCGGCTGCGACTGATGCGGACCTGCCACGCCAACCCCAGTCCCATCTTCATGCTCTATTCCGATCCGGCCGGCGATGTGATCGCCGCGTTGGAGCGCTCGGTCGATGAGGCCCGTCCCCTCGTCGATTTCATCGGAGAAGAAGAGATCCGTCACCGACTCTGGAAGATATCGACCCCGTCCGTGCTGAACGCCGTGAGCGACTCCATCAAGGATCATCCCCTGTTCATTGCGGACGGCCATCATCGTTACGAGACGGCCCTGAACTTCATGAAAGAGATGCGGGAAAAGGATCCTTCCCCGGGTCCGAAACCGTATGAGGCGGTTTTTATTTTCTGCTCCAACATGGATGACGCCGGTATCTCGCTGCTGCCGATTCACCGCGTCATCATGAACCCGCTGCCCTGCGATCTCAGAACCCTGAAGCAGCGGCTGGCCCGGTCGTTTGACGTGACCCATTTGGACTTCAATAACGCCACGGAATCCCAGGTTCGGAAAAAACTCTTGGATGAGATGTCCGCGGCGGGACGATCCGCCGTCGTTTTCGGGATGTACGCCAAGAGCGAGAATGCGTTCCACCTTCTGAAACTCAAGCCGGAACTTGCGCCCAAGACCTCCAAAGCTCTGGAGGCGTTGGACGTCTCGATTTTTCAAAAAGACATTCTGGAAGGCGCGCTGGGGATTACGGACCCCGCCGCCAAGAAAGAAAATCAGATTCAGTTCGTCAAGGACGAAGAAGCGGCCGTGAAGACGGTTCAAAGCGGTTCGGCCGGCCTGGCCTTCTTTCTCAACCCCACCAAGATCGGTCAGGTCCGGGACGTGGTCTTGGTCGGCGACCGCATGCCGCAGAAGTCCACTTACTTTTATCCAAAACCGCTGACGGGTCTGGTGCTGAACAAGTTCTAG
- the amrA gene encoding AmmeMemoRadiSam system protein A → MPLPRAHPLVELARDAILEYLSTQIVIPVPAFLNEMFPQPAGVFVCLKKNGQLRGCVGTYQPARPTAAEEVVHNAIASATRDPRFSPVTLEEFKEIDSSVDVLSVPVPAAARDLDPKRFGVLVVRGSKRGVLLPDLDGIETAEQQIREARQKAGILTEDAVELYRFTVQRYR, encoded by the coding sequence ATGCCTTTACCGAGAGCCCACCCGCTGGTTGAATTGGCCCGTGACGCCATCCTGGAATATCTGAGCACGCAGATCGTGATACCGGTTCCCGCGTTCCTGAATGAGATGTTCCCACAGCCGGCGGGCGTGTTTGTTTGCCTGAAGAAAAACGGTCAACTGCGCGGTTGTGTCGGTACGTATCAGCCGGCCCGTCCAACGGCGGCGGAAGAGGTGGTCCATAACGCGATCGCCTCGGCTACCCGAGACCCTCGTTTCAGTCCCGTGACCTTGGAAGAGTTCAAGGAGATCGACAGTTCTGTGGATGTCCTCTCGGTCCCGGTTCCGGCCGCCGCCCGGGATTTGGACCCGAAACGATTCGGCGTCCTCGTTGTTCGGGGTTCGAAGCGGGGCGTGTTGCTGCCGGACCTCGATGGGATCGAAACCGCGGAGCAACAGATTCGGGAGGCGAGGCAGAAGGCGGGCATCTTAACCGAGGATGCGGTCGAGCTTTACCGTTTCACGGTGCAGCGTTATCGCTGA
- a CDS encoding polyprenyl synthetase family protein codes for MFPSAKTSSFPTIQDIWERYRPDLLKVEAQIQKNLSSEVPLINQVAQYILNSGGKRIRPLLMILSSKLCPSPGEDHILLAAVVEFIHTATLLHDDVIDEGNLRRGKKTVRTLWGNHASILVGDYLYATAVAHGLSLNNQEVNLVLQRACSQMIEGEMVQHAYNSDLEIAESDYLRIIQHKTASLIAASCHLGGIVSGGSSDQKKSLYQYGQNLGIAFQVADDTLDYIAQTQRLGKTLGADLREGKVTLPLIHLLRNCSYEEKKQVTQTFGAGDSSEKQFDGILDLMHRHGSIEYAFSVARGYIQKSAGYLESFDPSVHKAAMEVVADYVVSRDH; via the coding sequence ATGTTTCCTTCCGCGAAAACCTCGTCTTTTCCAACCATTCAAGATATCTGGGAGCGGTACCGTCCGGACCTTCTGAAGGTGGAAGCGCAGATCCAAAAAAACCTTTCATCGGAGGTGCCGCTCATCAATCAAGTGGCGCAGTATATCCTTAACAGCGGCGGCAAACGCATTCGGCCGCTCCTGATGATCCTGTCGTCCAAGCTTTGTCCATCGCCGGGCGAAGATCATATTTTGTTGGCGGCCGTCGTGGAATTTATTCATACCGCGACGCTGCTCCACGATGACGTCATCGATGAAGGCAACCTTCGACGGGGGAAAAAAACGGTGCGGACGCTCTGGGGCAACCACGCCAGTATTCTGGTCGGCGATTATCTTTACGCCACGGCGGTGGCCCACGGCCTGAGTCTGAACAACCAAGAAGTCAACCTTGTTCTCCAACGAGCCTGCTCGCAGATGATCGAGGGAGAAATGGTCCAGCATGCCTACAACAGCGACCTGGAGATTGCGGAGTCGGACTACCTTCGCATCATCCAACATAAAACGGCCAGCCTCATCGCCGCCTCCTGTCACCTGGGAGGGATCGTGAGCGGCGGATCCTCCGATCAGAAAAAGTCCCTGTATCAATACGGACAGAACCTCGGCATTGCCTTCCAAGTCGCGGATGACACGCTGGATTATATCGCCCAGACCCAGCGCTTGGGCAAGACGCTCGGGGCGGACCTGAGAGAAGGAAAGGTTACGCTTCCCTTGATTCATTTGTTGCGCAACTGTTCGTATGAGGAAAAGAAACAAGTGACGCAAACCTTCGGCGCGGGCGACTCGTCGGAAAAACAGTTTGATGGAATCTTGGACCTGATGCACCGTCATGGATCGATCGAGTATGCGTTTTCCGTGGCCCGGGGATATATCCAGAAGTCCGCCGGTTACCTTGAATCGTTCGACCCTTCCGTCCACAAGGCCGCGATGGAGGTGGTCGCCGATTATGTCGTCTCCCGGGATCATTGA
- a CDS encoding Fur family transcriptional regulator: MAKGPTMAKEVVRLKNYLAQKRLKLTQQRERILEAFLKVDHITAEELHRQISQKKPHRMGLATIYRTLNLLCEIGIGQQRHFDDTRTIYDNVINKRHHDHLICDKCDKIIEFESPAIERLQDEMAARHGFTLSHHRLELYGHCIDWEKCRDWQKTAGR, translated from the coding sequence ATGGCGAAGGGACCGACGATGGCCAAAGAAGTCGTTCGATTGAAGAACTATCTGGCCCAAAAGCGCCTCAAACTGACTCAACAGCGAGAAAGGATCCTGGAGGCCTTTCTCAAAGTGGATCACATCACCGCCGAGGAACTGCATCGTCAAATCTCCCAGAAGAAGCCCCACCGCATGGGTCTGGCCACCATTTATCGAACCTTGAACCTTTTATGTGAAATCGGCATCGGGCAGCAACGGCATTTTGACGATACCCGGACGATTTACGACAACGTGATCAACAAGAGGCACCACGATCACCTGATCTGTGATAAATGCGATAAGATCATCGAATTTGAATCCCCCGCCATCGAACGGCTTCAGGACGAAATGGCCGCCCGGCACGGCTTTACGCTGAGCCATCACCGGCTGGAGCTTTACGGACACTGCATCGATTGGGAAAAATGTCGGGATTGGCAAAAAACGGCCGGCCGCTGA
- a CDS encoding cupredoxin domain-containing protein: MKRTTGFSIGLILGLGLWLFGTAAADDEIRLVIKDHRFSPSEVRVKADTKIKLIVTNEDPTAEEFESSSLNREKVVRPGQSITVLLPPLKPGIYDFYGEFHPDTATGKIIAE; the protein is encoded by the coding sequence ATGAAAAGGACGACGGGCTTCTCCATCGGTCTTATTCTCGGCCTGGGGCTATGGCTCTTTGGAACGGCCGCCGCGGACGATGAGATCCGTCTCGTCATTAAAGATCATCGGTTCTCGCCATCCGAGGTTCGGGTCAAGGCGGATACGAAGATCAAATTGATCGTCACCAACGAAGACCCAACCGCCGAGGAATTCGAGAGCTCCAGTCTCAATCGGGAAAAGGTCGTCCGCCCCGGACAATCCATCACCGTGCTCCTTCCCCCCCTCAAACCAGGCATTTATGATTTCTACGGAGAATTTCATCCGGATACGGCCACCGGAAAGATCATCGCCGAATAG
- a CDS encoding FTR1 family protein — protein MLGTFIITWRETLEAALIVGILLTYLKKIGQSNQFRFVYWGALGGILTSLAFAGLSDYLSVFLQDIGEDIFETVILFLATIVLTHMVIWMHHNAREIKGALQHEAELAISGNRLWALATLAFVGVFREGVETVLFLWGLFLQGGGGTSAAPAVTGGLLGIGLGILMTWLFFKGFGHLDLRPFFRVSGFILLFMAAGMLSSGIGKLVAVGWVPPLMEPIWNTSWFLNERSFFGSLVAGIFGYRSSPSLVQALFYLFYFPVTLIWLRRQRHDLAQ, from the coding sequence ATGTTAGGAACGTTTATCATCACGTGGAGAGAAACTCTTGAGGCGGCCCTCATCGTGGGGATTCTTTTAACCTACCTGAAGAAGATCGGACAATCGAATCAATTCCGTTTTGTGTATTGGGGCGCACTGGGGGGAATCCTGACCAGCCTGGCCTTTGCCGGCCTGTCCGATTATCTCTCCGTTTTCCTCCAGGACATCGGAGAAGACATTTTTGAGACGGTCATCTTGTTTCTGGCGACGATCGTCTTGACTCACATGGTGATCTGGATGCATCACAATGCTCGCGAGATCAAAGGGGCGCTTCAACACGAAGCGGAACTGGCGATCTCGGGCAACCGACTGTGGGCCCTGGCCACGCTGGCCTTCGTGGGCGTATTCCGGGAGGGCGTCGAGACGGTGTTATTCCTCTGGGGATTATTTTTGCAAGGGGGAGGGGGGACATCCGCGGCGCCGGCGGTGACGGGCGGGTTGCTGGGCATCGGCCTCGGCATTCTGATGACCTGGCTTTTTTTCAAGGGGTTTGGCCATCTCGACCTGCGGCCCTTCTTCCGGGTGAGCGGGTTCATCCTTCTTTTCATGGCCGCCGGCATGCTTTCCTCCGGAATCGGAAAACTGGTGGCGGTGGGATGGGTTCCTCCTCTGATGGAACCGATCTGGAATACCTCCTGGTTTTTAAACGAACGGTCCTTCTTCGGCTCGCTGGTCGCGGGCATTTTCGGCTACCGCTCCAGCCCGTCATTGGTGCAGGCCCTCTTCTATCTCTTTTACTTTCCCGTCACCCTGATTTGGCTCCGGCGGCAACGCCATGATCTTGCACAATGA
- a CDS encoding cupredoxin domain-containing protein, translating to MTPLRFMMASGLTAFLGLMIGGAFESRPVYAQADWQTIEIKAEEYSFTPRRIQVKANRPLELVIENEGHEPHQFRSELFRDQTIEVEIDESAVRGRNIDVVDIAAGKTARIKLLSPPAGQFDFQCRIPSHHGMDGIIQIDADPSPTP from the coding sequence ATGACCCCCCTGCGCTTCATGATGGCGAGCGGCCTGACGGCCTTTCTGGGCTTGATGATCGGAGGCGCTTTCGAATCCCGTCCGGTCTATGCCCAGGCGGATTGGCAGACGATCGAGATCAAGGCGGAGGAGTATAGCTTCACTCCCCGGAGGATTCAGGTAAAGGCGAATCGTCCGCTCGAATTGGTGATCGAAAACGAAGGGCACGAACCTCATCAGTTCCGGTCGGAACTCTTCCGGGACCAGACGATCGAGGTCGAAATCGACGAAAGCGCCGTTCGGGGCCGGAATATCGACGTGGTCGATATTGCGGCCGGCAAGACGGCCCGCATCAAACTTCTCTCGCCGCCGGCGGGACAGTTTGATTTTCAGTGCCGCATTCCCAGCCATCATGGAATGGACGGGATCATTCAGATCGATGCCGATCCATCACCGACCCCCTAA
- a CDS encoding class I SAM-dependent rRNA methyltransferase: MPPLPVLGIKSHAAQRLKSGHPWIFSNELSRRPKGLEPGQLVDIQNHRGEWIGRGYVNPRSLIAVRLLRRERLEIDEDFLDRKISGAQALRERWLGDEEAYRVVFGEADGLPGLIVDRYGSVLVAQILTAGMDRLTDLLLRVFIKRFQPSAVVARNDTAARELEGLSQEKRLLYGEIQSPLVIRKNNLSFEVDVWEGQKTGFFLDQSENYRCLDGRVRGARVLDAFCYTGAWGLHAARYGAREVIGLDSSAKAIRRARDNAERNGLASVCTFLQEDVFDALRRLHDAKERFDFIVLDPPAFAKSRQKIKEATRGYKEINRMAMRLLSPGGALVTCSCSHLVSQALFREILVSAAADAQRSFYITAWRTQGRDHPIALAIPETEYLKCTILQAK, translated from the coding sequence ATGCCCCCGCTTCCCGTTCTTGGAATCAAATCCCATGCCGCCCAACGACTGAAGAGCGGCCATCCGTGGATCTTTTCAAATGAACTGAGCCGGCGGCCGAAGGGGCTGGAACCCGGCCAATTGGTGGACATCCAAAACCATCGGGGAGAATGGATCGGCCGCGGATATGTAAACCCGCGATCGCTCATCGCGGTCCGCTTGCTGCGGCGAGAGCGCTTGGAGATCGACGAGGATTTTCTGGATCGGAAAATCTCCGGGGCGCAGGCGCTTCGCGAACGATGGCTTGGGGACGAAGAAGCCTATCGGGTGGTGTTCGGAGAGGCCGACGGCCTTCCGGGTTTGATCGTCGACCGATACGGCTCCGTCCTGGTGGCCCAAATTTTGACCGCCGGGATGGACCGTCTCACCGATTTACTGCTCCGAGTCTTCATCAAACGGTTTCAGCCCTCCGCCGTGGTCGCTCGCAACGACACCGCCGCCCGGGAGCTCGAAGGGCTTTCACAAGAAAAACGACTTCTTTATGGCGAAATTCAGTCCCCCCTTGTCATCCGGAAGAACAACCTTTCGTTCGAGGTCGATGTCTGGGAAGGGCAAAAGACCGGTTTCTTTCTGGATCAATCGGAAAACTACCGATGCCTTGACGGGAGGGTCCGGGGCGCGCGCGTCCTGGACGCCTTCTGCTACACCGGGGCTTGGGGGCTCCACGCCGCCCGGTACGGCGCGAGAGAGGTGATCGGCCTGGACAGCTCGGCAAAGGCGATTCGCCGGGCGCGGGACAACGCCGAGCGAAACGGCCTGGCTTCGGTTTGCACGTTTCTTCAAGAAGACGTTTTTGACGCCCTCCGTCGGCTTCACGATGCGAAGGAGCGATTCGATTTCATCGTTCTCGACCCGCCGGCGTTTGCCAAGAGCCGGCAGAAGATCAAGGAAGCGACGCGAGGATACAAGGAGATCAACCGGATGGCCATGAGGTTGCTCTCGCCGGGGGGCGCTCTTGTGACCTGTTCGTGTTCGCATTTGGTCAGCCAAGCGTTGTTTCGCGAGATCCTGGTCTCGGCCGCGGCGGACGCCCAACGATCCTTTTACATCACGGCGTGGCGCACCCAGGGCCGGGATCATCCCATCGCACTTGCGATTCCCGAAACGGAATATCTGAAATGCACGATTCTCCAGGCCAAATAG
- a CDS encoding O-methyltransferase: MDIIHPDIEDYLTRILPPRDGILTEMERLAEKQRFPIVGPLVGRLLSQMARMIGARRVFEFGSGFGYSAYWFLKGMDGLGRVVYTDDEEDNARLARDFFQRAGLLSGLQIEVGDALEIVDRQQDAFDIILIDCEKARYPMAFEKAVPRIRKGGLLIADNVLWSGSVVKESDDPSVRGIREFNRRIFSDPQLSATILPLRDGVSIGLKL, from the coding sequence ATGGATATCATCCATCCGGACATTGAAGATTACCTGACGCGGATCCTTCCCCCCCGGGACGGGATTCTGACCGAGATGGAGCGGCTGGCCGAAAAGCAGCGGTTCCCCATCGTCGGGCCGCTGGTGGGGCGGCTGCTGAGCCAGATGGCCCGCATGATCGGCGCGCGCCGGGTGTTCGAGTTCGGCTCGGGGTTCGGGTACTCGGCCTACTGGTTCTTAAAGGGGATGGACGGCCTGGGGCGGGTCGTCTACACGGACGACGAAGAGGACAACGCCCGCTTGGCCCGCGACTTTTTTCAAAGAGCGGGTCTGCTTTCCGGACTCCAGATCGAGGTGGGGGACGCCTTGGAGATCGTCGATCGTCAGCAGGACGCGTTCGATATCATCCTGATCGATTGCGAAAAGGCCCGTTACCCGATGGCTTTCGAAAAAGCCGTTCCCCGAATCCGAAAAGGCGGGTTGCTGATCGCCGATAACGTGCTCTGGTCCGGCTCCGTCGTCAAAGAGTCGGACGATCCGTCGGTCCGTGGGATTCGGGAGTTTAACCGGCGAATTTTTTCGGATCCTCAACTTTCGGCCACAATCCTGCCGTTGCGCGACGGTGTTTCGATCGGCTTGAAACTCTGA
- a CDS encoding DUF4202 domain-containing protein, with translation MKTQTLLEKALNEFDRVNRRDPRRQRVGGKPYAREFIFAQTVYAWIERLDASASEAVRLAARSHTLRRWEVPRNRYRMDAGGYRQWRAATAAHSADAASEILRRIGYPETTIREVHRIITGLRLPKDPDTQLVEDADALAFLEIKLEDYITQWDEAKIGRILEGTWSKMSPRARAMAADLPLDPRVRTLLVKRSEPVW, from the coding sequence ATGAAGACGCAGACTCTTCTTGAGAAAGCCCTGAACGAATTCGACCGCGTCAACCGTCGGGATCCACGGCGGCAGAGGGTCGGCGGGAAGCCGTACGCCCGCGAATTCATCTTTGCGCAAACGGTTTATGCCTGGATCGAACGGCTCGATGCCTCCGCGTCCGAAGCGGTCCGGCTGGCGGCGCGTTCGCATACCTTGAGGCGTTGGGAGGTTCCCCGAAACCGGTATCGCATGGATGCCGGCGGCTATCGTCAATGGCGCGCGGCGACGGCGGCCCATTCCGCCGACGCCGCGTCCGAGATTTTAAGACGGATCGGTTATCCGGAGACGACGATCCGCGAGGTCCATCGCATCATTACGGGGCTCCGCCTTCCCAAAGATCCCGATACGCAACTCGTGGAGGATGCCGATGCCCTGGCCTTCCTCGAAATCAAGCTGGAGGATTATATCACCCAATGGGATGAGGCGAAGATCGGACGGATCCTGGAGGGCACGTGGTCCAAAATGAGCCCCCGCGCCCGGGCCATGGCGGCGGACCTGCCGCTGGACCCGCGGGTCAGAACATTATTGGTGAAGCGATCGGAACCGGTTTGGTAG
- a CDS encoding HD domain-containing protein — protein MYKGSLYEGHALIADPIHEYITFTVPYPDPQPEITEKQLIDSPWVQRLRYIYQLQSARWVFPSAEHSRFQHSIGAMHVAGRFARHLYASLTEIVPDCPSENFIEELLRVTALVHDIGHGPFGHFFDDNFLAQYGITHEILGQYIIRDELGSLIRRIRRSPSGPFGRGEEINPDHVAFLILKDPQKNSAKYPPWLVFLQPILGGIYTADNMDYVLRDSYMCGVAVGPVDIRRLIHYTFFTDKGLTLHKTGLSALQMFLNTRLYLYSNVYYHRTTRAIDLHLRDIFHDTIRRIFPYHPIKRRSEYLQLTEWSLLEEIRRWKRSSDAKKRKLYDEWQLIFHRDVKWKMAYDITLPTRGGERGRTFLEQETVERRIREQLPASLKKLPFKVDMANQDPRPLNPLSMGEFQIYVYDPSTKVVSKEILREYFDFIPAKIVQCRIFTLNHEHDAEMARAAERVLGTEAPSSPTNL, from the coding sequence ATGTATAAAGGCTCTCTGTACGAAGGCCACGCGCTGATCGCCGATCCCATCCATGAATACATCACCTTCACGGTTCCCTATCCGGACCCGCAGCCGGAAATCACGGAGAAACAGTTGATCGACTCGCCGTGGGTTCAACGGCTCCGGTATATCTACCAGCTCCAGAGCGCCCGCTGGGTCTTCCCCTCGGCCGAGCACAGCCGCTTCCAGCATTCGATCGGCGCGATGCACGTCGCGGGGCGGTTCGCGCGGCATCTCTACGCCTCGTTGACCGAGATCGTTCCGGACTGCCCGTCCGAGAATTTCATCGAGGAGCTGCTCCGCGTCACGGCCCTGGTCCACGACATCGGCCACGGCCCGTTCGGCCATTTCTTCGACGATAATTTCCTGGCCCAGTACGGGATCACGCATGAGATTCTGGGCCAGTATATCATCCGGGACGAACTGGGAAGCCTGATCCGGCGGATCCGCCGCAGTCCTTCCGGCCCGTTCGGGCGCGGAGAGGAGATCAACCCGGACCATGTCGCTTTTTTGATCCTCAAGGATCCGCAAAAGAACAGCGCGAAATACCCACCCTGGCTGGTTTTCCTCCAGCCGATCCTGGGCGGAATCTACACCGCCGACAACATGGACTACGTGCTCCGCGATTCCTACATGTGCGGCGTGGCGGTCGGTCCCGTCGATATCCGGCGGCTGATCCATTACACGTTTTTCACGGACAAGGGTCTCACGCTTCACAAGACAGGGCTCTCGGCCCTGCAGATGTTTTTAAACACCCGCCTTTACCTCTATTCGAATGTGTATTACCATCGGACAACGCGGGCGATCGACCTGCATCTGCGCGACATCTTCCACGACACGATCCGGAGGATCTTCCCTTATCATCCGATCAAGCGCCGTTCGGAATATCTCCAATTGACCGAATGGTCTTTGCTGGAAGAGATCCGTCGGTGGAAGCGGTCTTCGGACGCCAAAAAACGGAAGCTGTACGACGAGTGGCAGTTGATCTTCCACCGGGACGTGAAATGGAAGATGGCCTACGACATTACCCTTCCCACCCGCGGCGGCGAGCGCGGCCGAACGTTCCTCGAGCAGGAAACGGTGGAGCGGCGAATCCGCGAGCAGCTTCCGGCATCCTTGAAGAAACTCCCGTTCAAAGTCGACATGGCCAACCAGGATCCGAGGCCGCTGAATCCCCTGAGCATGGGGGAGTTCCAGATCTACGTCTACGATCCTTCCACGAAGGTTGTTTCGAAGGAGATCTTGCGGGAGTACTTCGATTTCATCCCGGCCAAGATCGTTCAGTGCCGGATCTTTACCCTGAATCACGAGCACGACGCCGAAATGGCCCGGGCCGCCGAACGCGTCCTGGGGACCGAGGCACCGAGCAGTCCGACGAATCTATAA
- a CDS encoding DUF2062 domain-containing protein: MITISYWRNKVKDILHLDDNPHRIAAAFSLGVFISCSPFIGLHFISAFFLAWVLRLNPVAVILGTLFNNPWTFAPIFGTSLWIGIKIYGRHELLHPIHWQDLTIVNAIPQLEPYLKPFLLGTTLLGIAASIVVYPCAYYFIKEYRYLRHRAQETSHV; the protein is encoded by the coding sequence ATGATCACGATTTCCTACTGGCGGAACAAGGTCAAGGACATTCTGCATCTGGATGACAACCCTCACCGGATCGCCGCGGCTTTTTCCCTGGGGGTTTTTATTTCCTGTTCGCCGTTTATCGGCCTCCATTTCATCAGCGCCTTCTTTCTCGCGTGGGTGCTTCGGCTGAATCCCGTGGCGGTCATTCTCGGAACGTTGTTCAACAACCCCTGGACCTTTGCCCCGATTTTCGGGACCAGTCTCTGGATCGGGATCAAGATCTACGGCCGGCACGAGCTTCTGCATCCGATCCATTGGCAGGATCTCACGATTGTAAACGCCATCCCCCAGTTGGAGCCCTACCTCAAGCCGTTTCTTCTCGGGACGACCCTGCTGGGGATCGCCGCGAGCATCGTCGTGTATCCCTGCGCCTATTACTTCATCAAGGAGTACCGCTATCTCCGCCACCGGGCGCAGGAGACGTCGCATGTATAA